In a single window of the Sander lucioperca isolate FBNREF2018 chromosome 19, SLUC_FBN_1.2, whole genome shotgun sequence genome:
- the riox1 gene encoding ribosomal oxygenase 1 isoform X2, giving the protein MERKHMSAFALYKTLSTDLPPASKPSLQEEECVNGDGEALDALLADLGKVNNSRERASKLFQWLINPIPAKSFFRETWEKKPILVQRKTPDYYKGMFSTAEFDRILRQEDVQYGVNLDVTSYTNGKRETHNPPGRALPFTVWDFYESGCSLRMLNPQAFSSTVWNVLSILQEQFGSMAGANVYLTPPGTQGFAPHYDDIEAFVVQLEGKKHWRVYNPRTEDEVLPVLSSANFDQADIGKPILEVVLEAGDLLYFPRGFIHQGDCLPDAHSLHITISSHQKNSWGDLLQKLVPAALEIAMEEDVEFRQGLPLDYLTYMGVQNSDKDDPRRTKFFSQIESLMKKLITYAPIDAAVDQKARDFLHDCLPPMLTTEELASSVQGASTRWERGQVLDVGAQITPQTRVRILRAGCARLCSDGEAVHLYYTTDNSRVYHKEEPKSFEIKAEHTDAMEFLIHSYPKFVTVGSFPCDSADDRIALAELLFERGIIHTAEPL; this is encoded by the exons ATGGAGCGAAAACACATGTCAGCTTTTGCTTTGTATAAAACGTTGTCAACAGACTTGCCTCCTGCTTCGAAGCCTTCCCTGCAG GAGGAGGAGTGTGTAAATGGAGATGGTGAGGCTCTGGATGCTTTGCTGGCCGATCTGGGAAAAGTCAACAACAGCAGGGAGAGAGCGAGCAAGCTGTTCCAGTGGCTCATCAACCCCATTCCTGCTAAGTCCTTCTTCAG GGAAACATGGGAAAAGAAACCCATTCTTGTTCAACGTAAGACTCCAGATTATTACAAGGGAATGTTCTCCACAGCAGAGTTTGATCGCATATTAAGACAG GAGGATGTTCAGTATGGAGTGAACCTGGATGTCACGAGCTACACCAATGGCAAAAGAGAGACGCACAATCCTCCGGGGAGAGCTCTGCCGTTCACTGTGTGGGACTTCTATGAG AGTGGCTGCTCCCTCCGCATGCTGAATCCCCAGGCTTTCTCCTCCACGGTGTGGAACGTGCTGTCCATCCTCCAAGAGCAGTTTGGCAGCATGGCAGGAGCCAACGT ATACCTGACACCACCTGGAACACAAGGCTTTGCTCCACATTATGACGACATTGAGGCGTTTGTGGTTCAGCTGGAGGGGAAGAAACATTGGAGAGTGTACAACCCAAG GACCGAAGATGAGGTCTTGCCTGTGCTTTCGAGTG CCAACTTCGATCAGGCAGACATCGGGAAGCCGATCCTGGAAGTGGTCCTCGAAGCCGGGGATCTCCTTTACTTCCCCCGAGGATTCATCCACCAGGGCGACTGCCTCCCAGATGCTCACTCCCTCCACATCACCATCTCTTCTCACCAGAAGAACAGCTGGGGTGATCTGCTACAGAAG TTGGTTCCAGCAGCATTGGAAATAGCAATGGAGGAGGATGTGGAGTTCAGACAGGGCTTACCTCTGGATTACCTGACATACATGGGAGTACAGAACTCTGACAAG GATGACCCACGCAGGACAAAATTCTTCTCGCAAATTGAGAGTCTGATGAAGAAGCTTATTACTTACGCCCCGATCGATGCTGCCGTGGATCAGAAAGCCAGAGACTTCCTCCATGACTGCCTTCCTCCCATGCTCACGACGG AGGAATTGGCCAGCAGTGTGCAAGGAGCATCTACTAGGTGGGAGCGCGGGCAAGTTCTGGATGTAGGTGCACAAATCACTCCCCAGACCCGAGTCAGAATTCTCCGTGCTGGATGTGCCAG GCTATGCAGTGATGGAGAAGCTGTTCATCTTtactacacaacagacaactccAGAGTTTACCACAAAGAGGAGCCCAAgagttttgaaataaaagcagaG cacacAGATGCCATGGAGTTTCTGATCCATTCATATCCCAAATTTGTGACAGTAGGAAGTTTCCCATGTGATTCTGCAGACGACAGG ATCGCTTTGGCTGAACTGCTTTTTGAGAGGGGGATTATCCACACTGCAGAACCTCTGTAG
- the riox1 gene encoding ribosomal oxygenase 1 isoform X1, producing the protein MERKHMSAFALYKTLSTDLPPASKPSLQVADKKKRKKENGANKVNTVKAQLKPERKKVRKKLLKSAKKEESLKGMTEEEECVNGDGEALDALLADLGKVNNSRERASKLFQWLINPIPAKSFFRETWEKKPILVQRKTPDYYKGMFSTAEFDRILRQEDVQYGVNLDVTSYTNGKRETHNPPGRALPFTVWDFYESGCSLRMLNPQAFSSTVWNVLSILQEQFGSMAGANVYLTPPGTQGFAPHYDDIEAFVVQLEGKKHWRVYNPRTEDEVLPVLSSANFDQADIGKPILEVVLEAGDLLYFPRGFIHQGDCLPDAHSLHITISSHQKNSWGDLLQKLVPAALEIAMEEDVEFRQGLPLDYLTYMGVQNSDKDDPRRTKFFSQIESLMKKLITYAPIDAAVDQKARDFLHDCLPPMLTTEELASSVQGASTRWERGQVLDVGAQITPQTRVRILRAGCARLCSDGEAVHLYYTTDNSRVYHKEEPKSFEIKAEHTDAMEFLIHSYPKFVTVGSFPCDSADDRIALAELLFERGIIHTAEPL; encoded by the exons ATGGAGCGAAAACACATGTCAGCTTTTGCTTTGTATAAAACGTTGTCAACAGACTTGCCTCCTGCTTCGAAGCCTTCCCTGCAG GTGGCAGAtaagaagaaaaggaaaaaggagAATGGGGCTAATAAGGTGAACACAGTTAAAGCTCAATTAAAGCCTGAAAGGAAGAAAGTGCGAAAGAAGCTCCTAAAGTCTGCAAAAAAAGAGGAGAGCCTTAAGGGAATGACAGAA GAGGAGGAGTGTGTAAATGGAGATGGTGAGGCTCTGGATGCTTTGCTGGCCGATCTGGGAAAAGTCAACAACAGCAGGGAGAGAGCGAGCAAGCTGTTCCAGTGGCTCATCAACCCCATTCCTGCTAAGTCCTTCTTCAG GGAAACATGGGAAAAGAAACCCATTCTTGTTCAACGTAAGACTCCAGATTATTACAAGGGAATGTTCTCCACAGCAGAGTTTGATCGCATATTAAGACAG GAGGATGTTCAGTATGGAGTGAACCTGGATGTCACGAGCTACACCAATGGCAAAAGAGAGACGCACAATCCTCCGGGGAGAGCTCTGCCGTTCACTGTGTGGGACTTCTATGAG AGTGGCTGCTCCCTCCGCATGCTGAATCCCCAGGCTTTCTCCTCCACGGTGTGGAACGTGCTGTCCATCCTCCAAGAGCAGTTTGGCAGCATGGCAGGAGCCAACGT ATACCTGACACCACCTGGAACACAAGGCTTTGCTCCACATTATGACGACATTGAGGCGTTTGTGGTTCAGCTGGAGGGGAAGAAACATTGGAGAGTGTACAACCCAAG GACCGAAGATGAGGTCTTGCCTGTGCTTTCGAGTG CCAACTTCGATCAGGCAGACATCGGGAAGCCGATCCTGGAAGTGGTCCTCGAAGCCGGGGATCTCCTTTACTTCCCCCGAGGATTCATCCACCAGGGCGACTGCCTCCCAGATGCTCACTCCCTCCACATCACCATCTCTTCTCACCAGAAGAACAGCTGGGGTGATCTGCTACAGAAG TTGGTTCCAGCAGCATTGGAAATAGCAATGGAGGAGGATGTGGAGTTCAGACAGGGCTTACCTCTGGATTACCTGACATACATGGGAGTACAGAACTCTGACAAG GATGACCCACGCAGGACAAAATTCTTCTCGCAAATTGAGAGTCTGATGAAGAAGCTTATTACTTACGCCCCGATCGATGCTGCCGTGGATCAGAAAGCCAGAGACTTCCTCCATGACTGCCTTCCTCCCATGCTCACGACGG AGGAATTGGCCAGCAGTGTGCAAGGAGCATCTACTAGGTGGGAGCGCGGGCAAGTTCTGGATGTAGGTGCACAAATCACTCCCCAGACCCGAGTCAGAATTCTCCGTGCTGGATGTGCCAG GCTATGCAGTGATGGAGAAGCTGTTCATCTTtactacacaacagacaactccAGAGTTTACCACAAAGAGGAGCCCAAgagttttgaaataaaagcagaG cacacAGATGCCATGGAGTTTCTGATCCATTCATATCCCAAATTTGTGACAGTAGGAAGTTTCCCATGTGATTCTGCAGACGACAGG ATCGCTTTGGCTGAACTGCTTTTTGAGAGGGGGATTATCCACACTGCAGAACCTCTGTAG
- the cpsf2 gene encoding cleavage and polyadenylation specificity factor subunit 2 yields the protein MTSIIKLTAVSGVQEESALCYLLQVDEFRFLLDCGWDENFSMDIIDAMKRYVHQVDAVLLSHPDPIHLGALPYAVGKLGLNCTIYATIPVYKMGQMFMYDLYQSRNNSEDFTLFTLDDVDCAFDKIQQLKYSQIVNLKGKGHGLSITPLPAGHMIGGTIWKIVKDGEEEIVYAVDFNHKREIHLNGCTLESISRPSLLITDSFNATYVQPRRKQRDELLLTNVMETLRGDGNVLIAVDTAGRVLELAQLLDQIWRTKDAGLGAYPLALLNNVSYNVVEFSKSQVEWMSDKLMRCFEDKRNNPFQFRHLTLCHSLADLARVPSPKVVLCSQPDLESGFSRELFIQWCQDAKNSVILTYRTTPGTLARYLIDNPGEKMLDLEVRKRVKLEGKDLEEYLEKEKVKKEAAKKLEQAKEVDVDSSDESDMDDDLDQPAAVKTKHHDLMMKSEGSRKGSFFKHAKKSYPMFPTHEERIKWDEYGEIIRLEDFLVPELQATEDEKSKLESGLTNGDEPMDQDLSVVPTKCVSSVENLEIRARISYIDYEGRSDGDSIRKIINQMKPRQLVIVRGPPEASLDLAESCKAFSKDIKVYTPKLQETIDATSETHIYQVRLKDSLVSSLQFCKAKDTELAWIDGVLDMRVVKVDTGVMLEEGVKDDAEDGELAMDVAPDLGIDQDATAVAAQRAIKNLFMEDEKEVSEESDVIPTLEPLPPHEISGHQSVFINEPRLSDFKQILLREGIQAEFVGGVLVCNNMVAVRRTEAGRIGLEGCLCDDYYKIRELLYQQYAVV from the exons atgaCGTCCATTATCAAGTTGACAGCCGTGTCAGGGGTTCAGGAGGAGTCGGCCCTCTGTTACCTGCTGCAGGTGGATGAATTCCGCTTCCTCCTGGACTGTGGCTGGGATGAGAACTTCTCAATGGACATCATTGATGCTATGAAAAG ATATGTTCATCAGGTAGATGCTGTGCTCCTCTCCCACCCTGACCCCATACACCTGGGAGCCCTGCCATATGCTGTGGGGAAACTGGGTCTGAACTGCACTATCTATGCTACAATTCCTGTCTACAAGATGGGTCAAATGTTCATGTATGATCTATATCAG TCTCGAAATAACAGTGAAGATTTCACACTGTTCACTCTCGATGATGTGGATTGTGCTTTTGATAAAATCCAGCAGTTAAAATACTCTCAGATTGTCAATCTAAAAG GCAAAGGGCACGGCCTTTCCATCACTCCTCTTCCAGCTGGGCACATGATTGGAGGCACTATTTGGAAAATTGTGaaggatggagaggaggagatcGTTTATGCTGTGGACTTCAACCACAAGAGAGAAAT ACACCTCAATGGCTGCACGTTGGAGAGCATTAGTCGTCCTTCCTTGCTTATCACAGACTCCTTCAATGCTACATATGTACAGCCGCGTCGCAAACAGAGAGATGAGCTGCTCCTTA CCAATGTAATGGAGACCCTTCGTGGTGACGGTAATGTCCTTATTGCCGTGGATACAGCTGGGCGTGTGTTGGAGCTGGCTCAGCTCCTGGACCAGATTTGGAGGACAAAGGATGCTGGGCTGGGAGCCTACCCACTAGCTCTGCTGAACAATGTCAGCTACAATGTGGTGGAGTTCTCCAAGTCCCAG GTGGAGTGGATGAGTGACAAGCTCATGAGGTGTTTTGAAGACAAGAGGAACAACCCCTTCCAGTTCCGTCACTTGACCCTCTGCCACAGTCTGGCAGACCTGGCCCGGGTGCCCAGTCCCAAGGTGGTGCTTTGCAGCCAGCCAGACCTCGAGTCTGGCTTTTCCAGAGAACTCTTCATCCAGTGGTGCCAAGACGCCAAAAACTCCGTCATCCTGACCTACCGCACTACACCTGGAACCCTTGCCCGCTACCTCATCGACAACCCCGGAGAGAAGATGCTGGATCTGGAG GTGAGGAAAAGAGTGAAACTCGAAGGCAAGGATCTGGAAGAATATCTTGAAAAGGAGAAAGTAAAGAAAGAAGCAGCTAAAAAACTTGAACAAGCAAAAGA GGTGGATGTAGACTCGAGTGACGAGAGCGATATGGACGATGATCTGGACCAGCCAGCTGCAGTGAAAACTAAACACCACGACCTGATGATGAAGAGCGAGGGGAGCCGCAAAGGCAGCTTCTTCAAACACGCCAAAAAGTCTTATCCTATGTTCCCCACACATGAAGAGAGAATCAAATGGGACGAGTATGGGGAAATCATCAG GCTAGAAGACTTTCTGGTTCCTGAACTGCAAGCCACAGAGGATGAGAAAAGCAAACTGGAATCCGGGTTGACCAACGGTGATGAACCCATGGACCAGGATCTCTCTGTTGTTCCCACCAAATGCGTCTCCAGTGTAGAAAATCTTGAAATTAG AGCGAGAATCTCGTACATAGACTACGAAGGTCGCTCTGATGGCGACTCCATCAGGAAGATTATTAATCAGATGAAGCCCAGACAGCTGGTGATCGTTCGCGGGCCGCCGGAAGCCAGTCTGGACCTGGCAGAGTCCTGCAAGGCATTCAGCAAGGACATCAAAGTCTACACACCCAAACTGCAGGAGACTATAGACGCCACCAGTGAAACACACATCTACCAG GTGCGGTTGAAAGACTCCTTGGTGAGCTCCCTGCAGTTCTGCAAGGCCAAAGACACAGAGCTGGCCTGGATCGACGGCGTGCTGGACATGCGCGTGGTGAAGGTGGACACAGGCGTGATGCTGGAGGAGGGGGTGAAAGACGATGCTGAGGACGGCGAGCTGGCCATGGACGTGGCCCCCGATCTCGGCATCGACCAAGACGCCACGGCGGTGGCGGCACAGCGCGCCATCAAGAACCTGTTCATGGAGGACGAGAAGGAGGTGTCCGAAGAGAGTGATGTCATTCCCACGCTGGAGCCACTGCCTCCGCACGAG ATTTCAGGGCATCAGTCGGTTTTCATCAACGAGCCTCGCCTGTCGGACTTCAAGCAGATCCTGCTGAGAGAGGGCATCCAGGCTGAGTTTGTGGGAGGAGTGCTGGTATGCAACAACATGGTGGCCGTCCGCAGG ACGGAGGCAGGACGCATTGGCCTGGAAGGCTGCCTGTGTGACGACTACTATAAGATCCGGGAGCTGCTGTATCAGCAGTACGCCGTGgtatag
- the LOC116066117 gene encoding NADH dehydrogenase [ubiquinone] 1 beta subcomplex subunit 1: MVNFVALAREHWVNILVPMGFVIGWYLDKQQDQKLTAFRNKSVLFSRELKSGEEVTWK; the protein is encoded by the exons ATGGTCAACTTTGTAGCACTTGCCCGTGAGCATTGGGTGAACATCTTGGTGCCCATGGGCTTTGTGATTGGATGGTACCTTGACAAACAGCAGGACCAGAAGCTGACAGCTTTCAGGAACAAAAGTGTTTTGTTCAGCAG GGAGCTGAAGTCCGGTGAGGAGGTGACCTGGAAGTAG